A DNA window from Maribellus comscasis contains the following coding sequences:
- a CDS encoding LptF/LptG family permease, with protein sequence MKRLHWYIIKSFLGPFFMTFFIVLFVLLMQFLWKYVDDLVGKGLEFDVLGEMMFYASFALLPYAFPLAMLLASIMTLGALGENYELVAIKSSGISLFRIMRPLIVIAVFVTFTAFYFSNYVLPHTNLRFTTLLYSVKEQRPELVLQEGVFTNEMDGYSIKVGSKDRKTNMLYDLLIYDHTQNKPNQSVTVADSGYLRITEDKKYMVLNLFHGVNYSETKDNARRDERTYPFRRGIFEEQTIRVKVRNFDFNRRDESIFKNTYRMLNTEQLVVMEDSLNIEYYNRLRNFMLQINLNSPITKRMYNLTAKDDSLKRDVEIAGQDTVIRFDEYFGGLDKWVQAEIAGSALGNTRTNMQNINLFQDQLYNRKKMINKYEMERHRKFTLSVAVLIFFFIGAPLGAIIRKGGLGMPVVVSILLFIAYYIVSMTGEKSAREDVWSMFNGMWFSSFIFLPVGIWLSYKAATDSAIMSSETYMKFFDKLGLSKFFRRRSKKK encoded by the coding sequence ATGAAACGGTTGCACTGGTATATTATCAAATCTTTTTTAGGGCCATTTTTTATGACCTTTTTTATCGTATTGTTTGTACTGTTGATGCAGTTCTTGTGGAAGTACGTAGACGATTTGGTTGGAAAAGGCCTTGAGTTTGATGTGTTGGGCGAAATGATGTTTTATGCGTCGTTTGCGCTTTTGCCCTATGCTTTTCCGCTGGCAATGCTGCTTGCGTCGATAATGACTTTGGGAGCACTGGGTGAAAACTATGAACTTGTAGCCATAAAATCGTCAGGAATCTCTTTGTTTCGGATAATGCGCCCACTGATTGTAATTGCAGTTTTTGTAACGTTTACGGCTTTTTACTTTTCAAATTATGTGTTACCTCATACAAATCTTCGGTTTACTACTTTACTGTACAGTGTAAAAGAACAAAGGCCGGAGTTGGTTTTACAAGAAGGGGTATTTACAAACGAAATGGATGGTTACAGTATAAAAGTGGGATCTAAAGATCGAAAAACAAACATGTTATACGATTTATTGATATACGACCATACTCAAAATAAACCAAACCAAAGTGTAACAGTAGCCGATTCAGGATATTTGAGAATTACCGAGGATAAAAAATATATGGTTCTGAATTTGTTCCATGGTGTTAATTATTCGGAGACTAAAGATAATGCAAGACGTGATGAGCGGACTTATCCTTTCAGAAGAGGCATATTTGAAGAGCAGACAATACGTGTGAAAGTAAGAAATTTTGATTTTAACCGACGTGACGAAAGTATTTTTAAAAATACTTACCGAATGTTAAACACCGAGCAGTTGGTTGTAATGGAAGACTCGCTGAACATTGAATATTACAACCGGTTGCGGAATTTTATGCTGCAGATTAATCTCAACTCTCCGATTACCAAAAGAATGTATAATTTAACAGCTAAGGATGATTCTCTAAAACGGGATGTGGAAATTGCCGGGCAGGATACGGTTATCCGTTTTGATGAATATTTTGGCGGGCTCGACAAATGGGTACAGGCTGAGATTGCCGGTTCTGCTCTTGGCAATACTCGTACCAACATGCAAAACATAAACCTGTTTCAGGACCAGTTGTATAACCGAAAGAAAATGATCAACAAGTATGAGATGGAGCGGCACCGGAAATTTACGCTGTCGGTGGCTGTACTTATTTTCTTTTTTATAGGTGCGCCATTGGGTGCAATTATTCGTAAGGGAGGCCTGGGAATGCCTGTTGTTGTTTCAATTTTACTTTTTATTGCTTATTATATTGTCTCTATGACGGGTGAAAAATCGGCCAGGGAAGACGTGTGGTCAATGTTTAACGGGATGTGGTTTTCATCCTTTATATTTCTACCGGTCGGAATCTGGCTGAGCTACAAAGCAGCAACCGATTCTGCAATTATGAGTTCCGAAACTTATATGAAGTTTTTTGATAAATTGGGGCTAAGTAAATTTTTCAGAAGAAGGAGTAAAAAGAAATGA
- a CDS encoding sulfatase family protein, with the protein MKYLIFGLIALSYFGITSCSSKKNEQLKRPNILFAIADDQSFAHTSFAGAKFLQTPAFDSIAKKGVYFSNCIAGSPGCAPSRSTIVTGRYHWQNEQSGQHASSWMKKYVPFVDLLETNGYATGLTGKGVAPFQYARNENDSLWRETNAAGIVHSNIRYENKTPEDERTAGGIGPVNYFENFKYFIENVRQNKPFFFWYGSNEPHRSYELDSWKRNNKNREEIEEVPGFFPDNEVIRGDMLDYAVEIEWFDLHLQRMLKYLEDIGELENTIVIVTADNGMPFPRAKANGYDYGIHVPMAICFPDGFPGGRIVDDPVSFADLAPTILEVTKTNSEGMLPISGKSMLDILQSNEQGVVDPLKRYVFSGRERHSSSRYLNWGYPQRMIRSKDFLYIWNIKPERWPAGAPQRIKPDTKDELLPIFGIDENGLHHSDWAYTDIDAAPTKSYIVEHHKEPEIKPYFDWAVAKRPEVEFFDVKNDPYCLNNLAGDPDYAGIEKEMKDALMNELRKSEDPRVVGPDKEVFDSYLRYSPMREFPKPEGME; encoded by the coding sequence ATGAAATATTTAATTTTTGGACTGATCGCTTTGTCTTATTTCGGAATTACAAGTTGTTCTTCTAAAAAAAATGAACAACTTAAACGTCCTAATATCTTGTTTGCAATAGCCGACGATCAATCCTTTGCGCATACCAGCTTCGCAGGAGCTAAGTTTTTGCAAACACCGGCTTTCGATAGTATAGCAAAAAAGGGTGTATATTTTAGCAATTGTATTGCGGGATCGCCGGGATGTGCCCCTTCGAGAAGCACAATTGTAACGGGACGCTATCATTGGCAAAACGAACAGTCCGGACAGCACGCTTCGTCATGGATGAAAAAATACGTACCGTTTGTTGATTTGCTTGAAACCAATGGATATGCTACCGGACTTACCGGAAAAGGCGTGGCACCGTTCCAGTACGCCCGCAATGAAAACGATTCACTTTGGCGGGAAACCAATGCTGCAGGAATTGTACACAGTAATATCAGGTATGAAAACAAGACTCCTGAAGATGAGCGGACAGCCGGAGGAATCGGTCCGGTAAACTACTTCGAGAATTTTAAATATTTTATCGAGAATGTGCGTCAGAATAAGCCTTTTTTCTTTTGGTACGGGTCAAATGAACCGCACCGGTCGTATGAATTGGATTCGTGGAAGCGAAACAATAAAAATCGGGAGGAAATAGAAGAAGTTCCTGGTTTTTTCCCTGACAATGAAGTTATACGGGGAGATATGCTCGATTATGCGGTTGAAATTGAGTGGTTCGACCTGCATTTGCAACGTATGTTGAAATACCTTGAAGATATTGGAGAACTGGAAAACACAATTGTTATAGTTACTGCTGATAACGGAATGCCATTTCCGCGGGCTAAAGCAAACGGTTATGATTATGGTATTCATGTACCGATGGCCATTTGTTTTCCCGATGGTTTTCCGGGAGGTCGTATTGTTGATGACCCTGTAAGTTTTGCCGATTTGGCACCTACTATTCTCGAAGTCACAAAAACCAACTCAGAAGGTATGTTACCCATTTCCGGGAAAAGTATGCTGGATATTCTCCAATCGAATGAACAAGGAGTTGTAGATCCTTTAAAAAGATATGTATTTTCAGGACGCGAGCGGCACTCTTCTTCGCGTTATCTGAACTGGGGATACCCACAGCGGATGATTCGCAGTAAAGATTTCCTGTATATCTGGAATATCAAACCGGAACGATGGCCGGCGGGCGCACCTCAGCGAATAAAGCCCGACACAAAGGATGAGCTTTTGCCAATATTTGGTATTGACGAAAATGGTCTGCATCATTCCGATTGGGCGTATACAGATATTGATGCAGCTCCAACAAAATCATACATCGTAGAACATCACAAAGAGCCTGAGATAAAACCGTATTTTGACTGGGCAGTAGCTAAAAGGCCTGAAGTTGAATTCTTTGATGTTAAAAATGATCCGTACTGTTTGAATAATTTGGCAGGGGATCCGGATTATGCAGGCATTGAAAAAGAGATGAAAGATGCGTTAATGAATGAATTGAGAAAGTCAGAAGATCCTCGTGTGGTTGGTCCCGACAAGGAAGTTTTTGACTCCTACTTGCGTTACAGCCCGATGCGTGAATTTCCAAAACCGGAAGGAATGGAATAA
- a CDS encoding glycosyltransferase family 4 protein — MNILQVANKVPYPTIDGGAIACMNLTRGFSLLRHNVTVLAMNTLKHKTSVEEIPESVRDLADFKFVKVDARISKREAIQNLLFSSEPYNAVRFVDKSFENELIELLKEKKFDIVQLEGLYVCPYIPVIRKYSSAKIVYRAHNIEHEIWERTSELAKGWKKLYLKNLSKRIKRFEKNVQNKYDLLVPITERDGIILDELGNKKPKYVSQTGIDSSVLLPNAKSLEYPSLFHIGSLEWAPNQEGIIWFIDNCWEEIHDRFPDLKFYVAGRNAPQWLVQKIVGPNIVFLGEVEDAYDFMNSKAIMIVPLFSGSGMRIKIIEGMALGKSIITTPIGTEGISTTSGTNILIAEKREEFIESVSKLVEDRAFFHIVGKNAIEYIHKKFDNLAASASLVDFYKQHIQ; from the coding sequence ATGAATATTCTGCAGGTAGCAAATAAAGTACCTTACCCAACAATTGATGGAGGTGCAATTGCCTGCATGAACCTTACTCGTGGATTTTCTTTGCTGCGACACAATGTTACTGTTCTGGCAATGAACACGCTGAAACACAAAACATCTGTTGAAGAGATACCCGAATCAGTGCGCGACCTGGCAGATTTTAAGTTTGTAAAAGTTGACGCCCGGATTTCGAAACGGGAGGCAATACAAAACTTGCTGTTTTCCTCAGAACCCTACAATGCGGTTCGTTTTGTTGATAAATCGTTTGAAAACGAGCTGATCGAATTATTAAAGGAAAAGAAGTTTGATATTGTTCAGTTGGAAGGTTTGTATGTTTGTCCGTATATCCCTGTAATCCGCAAATATTCAAGTGCAAAAATTGTTTATCGCGCACATAATATTGAACACGAAATTTGGGAAAGGACATCAGAACTCGCAAAAGGATGGAAAAAATTGTATTTAAAAAATCTATCAAAAAGGATTAAAAGGTTTGAAAAAAATGTTCAGAATAAATATGATCTGCTTGTGCCGATTACTGAAAGAGATGGAATAATTTTAGATGAACTTGGTAACAAGAAACCCAAATATGTTTCTCAAACCGGGATTGACTCTTCTGTACTGCTTCCCAACGCGAAATCACTTGAATATCCTTCGTTGTTCCACATTGGCTCGCTAGAATGGGCGCCAAATCAGGAAGGAATAATCTGGTTTATCGACAACTGCTGGGAAGAAATTCACGACCGTTTCCCCGACCTGAAATTTTACGTTGCAGGAAGAAATGCACCACAATGGCTTGTCCAAAAAATAGTGGGGCCAAATATTGTTTTTCTGGGAGAAGTGGAAGATGCGTATGATTTTATGAATTCAAAAGCCATAATGATTGTTCCATTATTTTCGGGAAGTGGAATGCGTATTAAAATTATTGAAGGAATGGCTTTGGGGAAATCGATTATTACGACTCCCATTGGTACCGAGGGAATTTCAACAACCTCTGGAACGAATATATTAATTGCGGAAAAACGGGAAGAGTTTATCGAATCTGTTTCTAAATTGGTTGAGGACAGAGCATTTTTCCATATTGTTGGTAAAAATGCGATTGAGTATATTCATAAAAAATTTGATAATTTAGCTGCATCAGCCTCTTTGGTCGATTTTTATAAACAGCATATTCAATGA
- a CDS encoding START-like domain-containing protein, translating into MTDKIKIQLEYVINCSPKVLYNRLSTASGLSEWFAEDVRVRGKKFTFIWEGAEQTAEMTLHKENRLVRYAWVDEEDTYFEFRITQDELTGDVSLIVIDFTEEDEQDETRELWNTQVADLKHILGS; encoded by the coding sequence ATGACAGATAAAATCAAAATTCAACTTGAGTACGTAATTAATTGCTCGCCCAAGGTATTGTATAACAGGTTAAGCACAGCTTCCGGATTGTCGGAATGGTTTGCAGAAGACGTTCGGGTTAGAGGGAAAAAATTTACGTTTATCTGGGAAGGAGCTGAACAAACGGCTGAAATGACATTGCACAAAGAAAACCGTTTGGTGCGTTACGCCTGGGTTGACGAGGAAGATACTTATTTCGAATTTAGGATAACACAAGATGAACTGACAGGAGATGTATCGTTAATTGTTATTGATTTTACAGAGGAAGATGAGCAGGATGAAACCAGGGAATTATGGAATACGCAGGTTGCCGATTTGAAACACATTCTTGGTTCTTGA